One Dictyoglomus thermophilum H-6-12 DNA window includes the following coding sequences:
- the polA gene encoding DNA polymerase I, with translation MEQKSLWDLFQENTEKESKRKILIIDGSSLIYRVYYALPPLKTKNGELTNALYGFIRILLKAVEDFNPDLVGVAFDRPEPTFRHVIYKEYKAKRPPMKDDLKAQIPWIREFLRLNDIPLLEEPGYEADDIIATIVNKYKDDLKYILSGDLDLLQLVSDKTFLIHPQKGITEFTIYDPKAVKDRFGVEPYKIPLYKVLVGDESDNIPGVNGIGPKKASKILEKISSVDEFKSKIKVLDSDLRELIEKNWNIIERNLELVTLKNIDKDLILKPFEIKRDEKVIDFLKRYELKSILQKLFPDLQEEENIEIKDVEEINFNEVEKEGYFAFKCLGDRAFEGISLSFKEGEGYFISPFDFNNEIRKKIENIISSENVKKIGSYIQRDLHFLNCKIKGDVFDVSLASYLLNPERQNHSLDILIGEYLNKTSFIPQKYAGYLFPLKSILEERIKNEGLEFVLYNIEIPLIPVLYSMEKWGIKVDKEYLKQLSDEFCERIKKLEEEIYELAGTRFNLNSPKQLSEVLFERLKLPSGKKGKTGYSTSSSVLQNLINAHPIVRKILQYRELYKLKSTYVDAIPNLVNPQTGRVHTKFNPTGTATGRISSSEPNLQNIPIKSEEGRKIRRAFVSEDGYFLVSLDYSQIELRIMAHLSQEPKLISAFQKGEDIHRRTASEIFGVPEEEVDDLLRSRAKAVNFGIIYGISSFGLSETVSITPEEAEKFIDSYFKHYPRVKLFIDKTIHEAREKLYVKTLFGRKRYIPEIKSINKQVRNAYERIAINAPIQGTAADIIKLAMIEIYKEIENKNLKSRILLQIHDELILEVPEEEMEFTPLMAKEKMEKVVELSVPLVVEISVGKNLAELK, from the coding sequence ATGGAGCAGAAATCTCTGTGGGATCTTTTTCAAGAAAATACCGAGAAAGAGTCCAAAAGGAAGATTCTGATTATTGATGGCTCAAGCCTCATATACAGGGTTTATTACGCCCTTCCCCCTTTAAAGACAAAAAATGGTGAATTAACTAATGCTCTTTATGGCTTCATAAGAATACTTTTAAAGGCCGTAGAAGATTTTAATCCTGATCTTGTAGGCGTTGCCTTTGATAGACCTGAACCTACTTTTAGGCATGTGATTTATAAAGAGTATAAGGCTAAGAGACCACCTATGAAGGATGATTTGAAAGCGCAGATACCATGGATAAGAGAATTTCTAAGGTTAAATGATATACCTCTATTGGAAGAGCCTGGCTATGAAGCGGATGATATAATAGCTACTATAGTGAATAAATATAAGGATGATTTAAAATATATTCTCTCTGGAGATTTAGATCTTTTGCAATTAGTCTCGGACAAAACCTTTCTAATACATCCTCAAAAGGGAATTACTGAGTTTACTATTTATGATCCAAAAGCTGTAAAGGATAGGTTTGGAGTAGAGCCCTATAAGATTCCCTTATACAAAGTATTAGTAGGGGACGAATCTGATAATATTCCAGGAGTAAATGGAATAGGTCCTAAAAAGGCCTCAAAGATTCTTGAGAAAATTTCAAGTGTAGATGAATTTAAAAGTAAAATAAAAGTTTTGGATAGTGATTTAAGGGAGCTTATTGAGAAAAATTGGAATATTATTGAAAGAAATTTAGAACTTGTTACTTTAAAAAATATAGATAAGGATCTTATTCTTAAACCCTTCGAGATTAAAAGAGATGAAAAAGTAATAGATTTTTTGAAGAGATATGAACTTAAGAGTATTCTTCAAAAGTTATTTCCTGATCTTCAAGAGGAAGAAAATATAGAGATTAAAGATGTCGAAGAGATCAATTTTAATGAGGTAGAAAAAGAAGGCTACTTTGCCTTTAAATGTCTTGGAGATAGGGCTTTTGAGGGTATTTCTCTTTCCTTCAAGGAGGGGGAAGGATATTTTATATCTCCTTTTGATTTCAATAATGAGATAAGAAAGAAGATTGAAAATATAATTTCTTCAGAGAATGTTAAAAAAATTGGCTCTTATATTCAAAGAGATTTACATTTTTTAAACTGTAAAATAAAGGGCGATGTATTTGATGTTAGTCTCGCATCTTATCTTTTGAACCCTGAAAGACAAAATCACTCTCTTGATATTTTGATAGGAGAGTATCTAAATAAAACCTCTTTTATTCCTCAAAAATACGCTGGTTATCTTTTTCCGTTAAAGTCTATTCTTGAGGAGAGGATAAAGAATGAAGGGTTAGAATTTGTACTTTATAACATAGAGATTCCATTAATCCCTGTACTTTACTCCATGGAGAAGTGGGGGATAAAGGTAGATAAGGAATATTTAAAACAGCTTTCTGATGAATTCTGCGAGAGAATTAAAAAATTGGAAGAAGAGATATATGAACTTGCAGGAACCAGATTTAATCTCAATTCTCCAAAACAACTTTCTGAAGTTTTATTTGAGAGGTTAAAACTTCCTTCTGGTAAGAAAGGAAAAACAGGATATTCTACGTCGTCTTCTGTGCTTCAAAACTTAATAAATGCTCATCCTATAGTGAGAAAAATCCTCCAATATAGAGAACTCTATAAATTGAAGAGTACTTATGTGGATGCTATTCCTAATCTGGTTAATCCACAAACAGGTAGAGTTCATACAAAATTTAATCCTACAGGTACAGCTACAGGAAGAATAAGTAGTAGTGAACCTAATCTTCAGAATATTCCTATAAAAAGTGAAGAAGGTAGAAAGATAAGAAGAGCCTTCGTGTCAGAAGATGGATATTTTCTTGTATCTCTTGATTATTCTCAGATAGAGCTAAGGATTATGGCTCATCTTTCTCAGGAGCCTAAATTAATATCTGCCTTCCAAAAAGGAGAGGATATTCATAGAAGAACAGCATCGGAGATTTTTGGAGTGCCAGAGGAAGAAGTTGATGATCTTTTAAGGTCAAGGGCAAAGGCCGTTAATTTTGGAATTATTTATGGTATCTCTTCTTTTGGACTTTCTGAGACTGTAAGTATTACACCAGAAGAGGCAGAGAAATTTATAGACTCGTATTTTAAGCACTATCCAAGAGTGAAGCTTTTTATAGATAAGACTATTCATGAGGCAAGAGAAAAACTGTACGTTAAAACCTTATTTGGCAGAAAAAGATATATTCCTGAGATTAAGAGCATAAATAAACAGGTAAGGAATGCCTATGAAAGGATAGCAATAAATGCGCCAATTCAGGGAACAGCTGCTGATATTATAAAACTTGCCATGATAGAAATTTACAAGGAGATTGAAAATAAAAATCTCAAGTCAAGAATACTCCTTCAAATTCATGATGAGCTTATTCTTGAAGTGCCAGAGGAGGAGATGGAATTTACTCCTTTAATGGCAAAGGAAAAAATGGAAAAGGTGGTAGAACTTTCGGTTCCTCTTGTAGTTGAAATCTCGGTAGGTAAAAATCTTGCTGAATTAAAATGA
- a CDS encoding methylated-DNA--[protein]-cysteine S-methyltransferase translates to MKGALKLDKGFIVVEYESSLIKRVYWTNESEEEKNFPGRELFIDYFSGKKVDFGELNIDLTEFPSFFKRIYEVARRIPYGKVTSYKSIAELIGNSKLQRVVGNAMKNNPFLIIVPCHRVVKSDGSLGNFSLGVEFKKYLLTLEGVRLENEKVSCFRYWWY, encoded by the coding sequence GTGAAAGGTGCTCTTAAGTTAGATAAAGGGTTTATAGTAGTGGAATATGAAAGTAGTCTGATTAAGAGAGTATATTGGACAAATGAATCTGAAGAAGAGAAGAATTTTCCAGGAAGAGAACTTTTTATTGATTACTTTTCAGGTAAAAAAGTTGATTTTGGTGAGTTAAATATTGATTTGACTGAGTTTCCTTCTTTTTTTAAGAGAATTTATGAGGTTGCAAGAAGAATACCCTATGGAAAGGTTACAAGTTATAAGAGTATTGCAGAACTTATTGGAAATAGTAAGCTTCAGAGGGTTGTAGGAAATGCTATGAAAAACAATCCTTTCTTGATTATAGTCCCATGTCATCGAGTTGTAAAAAGTGATGGAAGTTTAGGAAATTTTTCTCTTGGAGTCGAATTTAAAAAATACTTATTGACCTTAGAGGGGGTAAGGTTGGAGAATGAAAAGGTATCTTGCTTTAGATATTGGTGGTACTAA
- the uvrB gene encoding excinuclease ABC subunit UvrB has product MSGFILVSEFKPCGDQPQAIEKLTEGVKRGLRYQTLIGVTGSGKTFTMANIIANVQKPTLVIAPNKTLAAQLYSEFKEFFPYNAVEYFVSYYDYYQPEAYIPQTDTYIEKDADINDRIDRLRHSTTSSLLSRRDVIVVASVSCIYGLGSPTDYAEMILMVKRGEDLPRDTLLRKLIKLQYERNDYEFTRGKFRVRGDVVEVFPIGGETAIRIEYWGDTIERISEIDPLNGKRVVDFNEVFIYPATHYIAPTEKMERAIESIKRELEERLEELRSQGKFLEAKRLEARTLYDIELLREVGYCKGIENYSRHFDGRKPGEPPYTLLDYFPDDFLVFIDESHLTIPQLRAMYHGDKSRKDNLVEYGFRLPSAYDNRPLTFEEFWERVPQVIFVSATPAEFELSVSEQVVEQLIRPTGLLDPEIEVHPTEGQIDHLISEIKKVVARGERVLVTTLTKRTAEDLVEYLSNLGINVTYLHSEIETLERTGILQSLRLGKFDVLVGINLLREGLDLPEVSLVAILDADREGFLRSERSLIQVMGRAARNVNGKVIMYADVITDSMRRAIEETQRRRRIQMEYNQAHGITPKSIKKPVKEVFDFVEAVSEKKVDYKAVSKKLSIDEIEEVIKQLEKEMYEAAAELDFEKAAYLRDQIKELKNELKKKTRL; this is encoded by the coding sequence ATGAGTGGATTTATATTAGTTTCTGAATTCAAACCCTGTGGTGATCAGCCTCAGGCTATAGAGAAACTTACCGAAGGAGTTAAGAGGGGTCTTAGATATCAGACCCTTATAGGGGTTACTGGTTCTGGAAAAACTTTTACCATGGCAAATATTATAGCAAATGTACAGAAGCCTACCCTGGTTATTGCTCCTAATAAAACTTTAGCAGCCCAGCTTTATAGTGAGTTTAAAGAGTTTTTTCCCTACAATGCTGTGGAATATTTTGTAAGCTATTACGATTATTACCAACCCGAAGCTTACATTCCCCAAACGGATACTTATATAGAAAAGGATGCAGATATTAATGACAGAATAGATAGGTTGAGACATAGTACTACAAGTTCTCTCTTGTCTCGGAGAGATGTAATAGTAGTGGCAAGCGTTTCATGTATATATGGCTTAGGTTCTCCTACCGATTATGCAGAAATGATCCTTATGGTAAAGAGAGGAGAAGATCTTCCAAGAGATACTTTACTTAGAAAACTTATTAAACTTCAGTATGAAAGGAACGATTATGAATTTACTAGAGGAAAGTTTAGGGTAAGAGGAGACGTAGTAGAAGTTTTTCCCATAGGCGGAGAGACCGCTATAAGGATTGAGTATTGGGGAGATACCATTGAGAGGATTTCAGAGATTGATCCTCTGAATGGAAAAAGAGTTGTTGATTTTAATGAGGTTTTTATATATCCTGCGACTCACTATATAGCTCCTACAGAAAAGATGGAAAGAGCTATTGAGTCTATAAAAAGAGAGCTTGAGGAAAGGCTTGAAGAGTTGAGATCTCAAGGTAAATTTCTTGAAGCAAAAAGACTTGAAGCAAGAACTCTTTATGATATAGAACTTTTGAGAGAAGTAGGATATTGTAAAGGAATTGAAAACTATTCAAGACATTTTGATGGAAGAAAACCAGGAGAGCCTCCTTATACCCTTCTTGATTATTTTCCTGATGATTTTCTTGTATTTATCGATGAGTCCCATTTAACCATTCCTCAACTTAGAGCCATGTATCATGGTGATAAGTCGAGAAAGGACAATTTGGTAGAGTATGGTTTTAGATTACCCTCTGCCTATGATAATAGACCCTTAACCTTTGAGGAATTTTGGGAAAGAGTTCCTCAAGTAATTTTTGTTTCTGCTACTCCCGCAGAGTTTGAGTTGTCAGTGTCAGAACAGGTTGTAGAACAGCTTATAAGACCTACAGGACTTCTTGATCCTGAAATAGAAGTGCATCCTACAGAAGGACAGATAGACCATTTAATATCTGAGATAAAAAAGGTAGTAGCTCGTGGAGAACGAGTACTTGTTACTACACTTACCAAAAGAACAGCAGAAGATCTTGTTGAGTATCTTTCAAATCTTGGTATCAATGTTACTTATCTCCATTCCGAGATAGAAACTTTGGAAAGAACAGGGATTTTGCAGAGTTTAAGACTTGGAAAGTTTGATGTCCTTGTAGGAATAAACTTGCTTAGAGAAGGGCTTGATCTTCCTGAAGTATCTTTGGTGGCAATCCTTGATGCAGATAGGGAAGGATTTTTGAGATCAGAAAGATCTCTTATTCAGGTAATGGGAAGGGCTGCAAGAAACGTAAATGGTAAAGTAATAATGTATGCGGATGTGATAACGGACTCTATGAGGAGAGCTATTGAAGAGACACAAAGAAGAAGAAGAATTCAAATGGAATATAACCAGGCTCATGGTATAACTCCAAAGAGTATCAAAAAACCAGTAAAAGAGGTATTTGATTTTGTTGAAGCAGTATCAGAGAAAAAAGTTGATTATAAAGCAGTCTCTAAAAAGTTATCTATAGATGAGATTGAAGAGGTAATAAAACAACTTGAAAAGGAAATGTATGAAGCAGCTGCAGAGCTTGATTTTGAAAAGGCTGCCTATTTGAGGGATCAGATTAAAGAATTAAAAAATGAATTGAAAAAGAAGACAAGATTATGA
- the uvrA gene encoding excinuclease ABC subunit UvrA, producing the protein MSEYIRIRGAREHNLKNINLDLPRNKLIVFTGISGSGKSSLAFDTIYAEGQRRYVESLSTYARQFLGQLNKPDVDVIEGLSPAISIDQKTVIKNPRSTVGTVTEIYDYLRLLFANIGKPHCPFCGIEISAQTSQEIVEKILSWDEGTRIQILSPVVRGRKGEYKKLLDNLRKEGFLRVKIDGEMYSLEDEIELDKNKKHDIYVVIDRLVIKPDVRTRLADSVELALKLSEGLVLVEKYLEDGKFEEHIFSENFSCPICGFSFGEITPRLFSFNSPYGACPACSGLGGKKEFDPDLLLDYEKSISEGAIIPWGKEISPYYRILLTNVGKRLGFTLDTPLKFFTENQLKALLYGVPFAVEVYLPDWDIDGYRHFEGLINIFNKRYQETESEDVRTFYERFMVFSPCSVCNGKRLKKEALSVYINGKNIADVSSMNMLELREFFENLNLSEREKIIASPILKEILQRVNFLIEVGVDYLTLDRSADTLSGGESQRVRLATQIGSGLVGVIYVLDEPSIGLHPRDNEKLIKNLKSLRDLGNTVIVVEHDEEIMRSADFIVDIGPGAGEKGGEIVVAGPLSEVLKHPTSITAQYLRGERQIPIPKKRRSIGRRWLEIKGARARNLKNIDVRIPLGTFVCLTGVSGSGKSTLVEEIIYPALQKAIHGKKIKSEYYDEIKGTEYIDKVIVIDQSPIGRTPRSNPATYTNLFTEIRELFAQLPEAKMRGYKPGRFSFNVKGGRCEACKGEGMVKVEMHFLPDIYIPCEVCKGKRYNSETLEITYKGKNIADVLDMSVEEALEFFENFPSIRRKLETLYDVGLGYIKLGQPATTLSGGEAQRIKLAAELSRRSTGKTFYILDEPTTGLHFADVEKLLNLLHRLVDQGNTVLVIEHNLDVIKTADYIIDLGPEGGDRGGEIIAEGTPEEVAMNGRSYTGKFLRKILFKEEAKSERCS; encoded by the coding sequence ATGAGCGAGTATATTAGGATACGAGGGGCTAGAGAGCACAACCTAAAGAATATTAACTTAGATCTTCCAAGGAATAAATTGATAGTATTTACTGGTATTAGTGGCTCAGGCAAATCATCCCTTGCCTTTGATACTATTTATGCTGAGGGTCAGCGAAGATATGTGGAATCTCTGTCTACTTATGCAAGACAGTTTTTAGGACAGCTAAATAAGCCTGACGTGGATGTCATCGAAGGACTTTCACCTGCTATTTCTATAGATCAGAAGACCGTCATAAAGAATCCTAGATCTACGGTAGGTACTGTTACAGAGATTTATGACTATCTTAGACTTCTTTTTGCAAATATAGGAAAGCCTCATTGTCCTTTCTGTGGTATAGAGATTTCTGCTCAAACCTCTCAGGAAATTGTGGAAAAGATATTGTCTTGGGATGAAGGTACAAGGATTCAGATATTATCGCCTGTGGTTAGGGGAAGAAAGGGTGAGTATAAAAAACTCTTGGATAATTTAAGAAAAGAGGGGTTTTTAAGAGTAAAGATTGATGGAGAAATGTATTCTCTTGAAGATGAGATAGAATTGGATAAAAATAAAAAGCACGATATATATGTAGTTATAGATAGATTGGTAATAAAACCCGATGTAAGGACAAGACTGGCAGACTCAGTAGAGCTTGCTTTAAAACTTAGTGAGGGGCTTGTATTAGTTGAAAAGTATTTGGAGGATGGAAAATTTGAAGAACATATATTTAGTGAGAATTTTTCTTGTCCCATATGTGGTTTCAGCTTTGGAGAGATAACTCCAAGGCTATTTTCCTTTAATAGTCCTTATGGAGCTTGTCCTGCTTGTTCTGGACTTGGTGGGAAAAAGGAGTTTGATCCTGACCTTCTTTTGGACTATGAGAAATCAATCTCTGAAGGGGCTATAATTCCATGGGGAAAAGAAATCTCACCATATTATAGGATTTTACTTACCAACGTTGGGAAAAGGTTGGGTTTTACTCTTGATACTCCTTTGAAGTTTTTTACTGAAAACCAATTAAAGGCTCTTCTTTATGGAGTTCCCTTTGCTGTTGAGGTATATTTACCCGATTGGGATATAGATGGATATAGGCATTTTGAGGGTTTGATAAATATCTTTAACAAGAGGTATCAAGAGACAGAGTCTGAAGATGTGAGGACTTTTTATGAAAGATTTATGGTATTTTCTCCATGTAGTGTTTGTAATGGAAAGAGGCTTAAAAAGGAAGCCTTGTCGGTTTATATTAATGGAAAAAATATAGCAGATGTTTCCTCCATGAATATGCTGGAATTAAGGGAATTTTTTGAGAACCTTAACCTATCTGAAAGAGAAAAGATAATTGCCTCTCCAATACTAAAGGAGATTCTTCAGAGGGTAAATTTTCTTATTGAGGTAGGGGTTGACTATCTTACCCTTGATAGATCTGCAGATACTTTGTCGGGAGGAGAGTCTCAAAGGGTTCGTCTCGCTACTCAAATTGGGTCAGGACTTGTAGGGGTTATATATGTGTTGGATGAGCCAAGCATAGGTTTACATCCAAGAGATAATGAGAAGTTGATTAAGAACCTAAAGAGTTTAAGAGATCTTGGCAATACAGTCATAGTTGTGGAACATGATGAAGAGATAATGAGATCGGCAGATTTTATTGTAGATATAGGGCCAGGTGCAGGTGAAAAAGGAGGAGAAATTGTAGTAGCAGGTCCTCTCTCAGAAGTTCTGAAACATCCTACTTCTATTACTGCTCAATATTTAAGAGGTGAAAGACAAATACCTATACCTAAAAAGCGAAGAAGTATAGGAAGAAGATGGTTAGAGATTAAAGGAGCTAGGGCAAGAAATTTAAAGAATATAGATGTTAGAATTCCTCTTGGAACTTTTGTTTGTCTTACTGGAGTCTCAGGCTCTGGAAAGAGTACCCTTGTGGAGGAGATAATATATCCTGCTTTACAAAAGGCAATTCATGGTAAGAAGATAAAAAGCGAATATTACGATGAAATAAAAGGTACAGAGTATATTGATAAAGTTATAGTGATAGATCAATCTCCTATAGGAAGAACTCCTCGTTCTAACCCAGCTACTTATACTAATCTTTTTACCGAAATCCGAGAACTTTTTGCCCAACTTCCTGAGGCAAAGATGAGAGGATACAAGCCAGGCAGATTTAGTTTTAATGTTAAGGGGGGAAGGTGCGAAGCTTGTAAAGGCGAGGGAATGGTAAAAGTTGAAATGCATTTTTTACCTGATATTTATATCCCTTGTGAAGTATGTAAAGGAAAAAGATATAATAGTGAGACTTTAGAGATAACTTATAAAGGAAAAAATATAGCAGATGTTCTTGACATGAGTGTGGAAGAAGCACTGGAATTTTTTGAAAATTTCCCATCCATAAGGAGAAAGTTAGAAACTTTGTACGATGTAGGTCTTGGTTACATAAAATTAGGACAGCCTGCCACTACCCTTTCTGGGGGAGAAGCACAAAGAATTAAGCTTGCAGCTGAGCTTTCTAGAAGAAGTACAGGAAAGACTTTTTATATCCTTGATGAACCTACCACAGGACTCCATTTTGCTGATGTAGAAAAGTTACTAAATCTTCTTCATAGACTGGTAGATCAAGGAAATACGGTTCTTGTTATAGAACATAACTTAGATGTGATAAAAACTGCTGATTATATCATTGATTTAGGACCAGAGGGTGGAGATAGAGGGGGAGAGATTATAGCCGAAGGAACTCCCGAAGAAGTTGCTATGAATGGGAGATCTTATACAGGGAAGTTTTTAAGAAAAATACTTTTTAAGGAAGAGGCAAAAAGTGAAAGGTGCTCTTAA
- a CDS encoding LolA family protein — MKKILSFLVILLLIPSIIYAKTGEDILKNLEQKWSSAKDISMKMTITVYSYSSKGESLPTKMSMELKAIKNPEILRIDFTEPALLAGQIILIDGEKKITRMYSPSTKQIIEAPYTTTQTYTMSFSTLPMVGSKDDFSLKVEEITDKNQKLYKITGVPLKPELKTNYSYFEFYITKDYYPTKIIIYDVQNRPYIEILWQDIKINSNLSPNALRTLPQGKIIRQKEPLNLNATMPFMTPSK; from the coding sequence ATGAAAAAAATTCTTAGTTTTCTTGTAATTCTTCTTCTAATACCCTCTATAATTTATGCAAAAACAGGAGAGGACATTTTAAAGAATCTTGAGCAAAAATGGAGCTCTGCAAAGGATATAAGTATGAAAATGACTATAACAGTATATTCTTATTCAAGTAAAGGGGAAAGCTTACCTACAAAAATGTCTATGGAGTTAAAAGCAATAAAAAATCCTGAAATATTGAGAATAGACTTTACAGAGCCAGCCCTTCTTGCGGGACAAATAATTTTAATTGACGGGGAGAAAAAAATTACAAGAATGTATTCACCATCAACAAAACAAATAATTGAAGCACCTTATACTACTACCCAGACCTACACTATGTCTTTCTCCACATTGCCTATGGTTGGAAGTAAAGATGACTTCTCCTTAAAAGTGGAAGAGATAACAGATAAAAATCAAAAGCTCTATAAAATCACAGGAGTTCCTTTAAAACCAGAGTTAAAAACTAATTACTCTTACTTTGAGTTCTATATTACCAAAGATTACTACCCTACAAAGATAATAATATATGACGTTCAAAATAGACCTTATATTGAGATCTTATGGCAAGATATAAAGATTAATTCTAACCTATCTCCAAATGCCTTAAGAACTCTTCCACAAGGAAAAATAATAAGACAAAAAGAGCCATTAAATCTCAACGCAACTATGCCTTTTATGACTCCATCAAAATAG
- the radC gene encoding RadC family protein: MKKRKIKDFPTSERPRERLLNYGEKALSDVELLAIILRTGDKKYSVYELAQNLIIDFGSLRRIAEVGIGELIKYPGIGVTKAIQIKASIELGRRIFSEKKSYFGESISNPYDAFLIFKEDMFDLKEEHLFCIYMDIKNKCLSKRLIAKGDLNIVYASPRDIFKYALQENSAKIILAHNHPSGDLTPSEDDVIFTKRLIEAGKILGIEVLDHLIIHNEDYLSLKEKNFI, translated from the coding sequence ATGAAGAAAAGAAAGATTAAAGATTTTCCTACTTCTGAAAGACCAAGGGAAAGATTATTAAATTATGGAGAAAAAGCTCTTTCGGATGTTGAACTTCTTGCTATTATTTTGAGGACAGGAGATAAAAAATATTCTGTTTATGAGCTTGCTCAAAATTTGATAATTGATTTTGGAAGTTTAAGGAGAATTGCAGAAGTTGGAATAGGAGAGCTTATTAAATATCCTGGAATTGGTGTTACCAAGGCTATTCAAATAAAAGCAAGTATTGAACTTGGAAGAAGGATATTTTCTGAGAAAAAGAGCTACTTTGGGGAAAGCATCTCAAATCCTTATGACGCTTTTTTAATCTTTAAGGAAGATATGTTTGATCTAAAAGAAGAGCATCTTTTTTGTATTTATATGGATATAAAGAATAAGTGTTTGAGTAAAAGGCTTATTGCAAAAGGCGATTTGAATATTGTGTATGCTTCTCCAAGGGATATTTTTAAATATGCTCTTCAGGAGAATTCTGCTAAAATAATTCTTGCTCATAATCATCCATCGGGAGATCTTACTCCCAGTGAAGATGATGTAATCTTTACAAAGAGATTAATTGAGGCTGGAAAAATTTTAGGGATTGAGGTTCTTGATCATCTCATTATCCACAATGAAGATTATTTGAGTTTGAAGGAAAAAAATTTTATATAA
- the coaE gene encoding dephospho-CoA kinase (Dephospho-CoA kinase (CoaE) performs the final step in coenzyme A biosynthesis.), which yields MSYKIGITGGIGTGKSLVSNILKELGIIVISADEIVRELQKDPYYLQKIREIFGDNVFDKGNLDRKKLAKIIFSDSDARRKLENLLHPPVLEEIKKKLEELKERDIIAVEVPLLFEVGIEDWFDEIWVVYAPFELQLERIVNRDNISKEDAVARIRAQIPIEEKLKKADFVIYNDKDIESTKNQIKERVSTIYRMIYNKNLE from the coding sequence ATGAGCTATAAGATTGGTATAACAGGTGGTATTGGCACAGGAAAGTCTCTTGTAAGTAATATTCTGAAGGAACTTGGAATAATTGTCATAAGTGCTGATGAGATTGTAAGAGAGCTTCAGAAAGATCCTTATTATCTGCAGAAAATTAGAGAAATTTTTGGGGATAATGTTTTTGATAAAGGTAACCTCGATAGGAAGAAACTTGCAAAGATAATTTTTTCAGATTCTGATGCAAGAAGAAAATTAGAGAATCTTCTTCACCCGCCTGTCCTAGAAGAAATTAAAAAGAAATTAGAAGAGCTTAAGGAAAGAGATATAATTGCTGTGGAGGTTCCTCTTTTGTTTGAAGTGGGGATTGAAGATTGGTTTGATGAAATCTGGGTTGTTTACGCTCCATTTGAGCTTCAACTTGAAAGAATTGTTAATAGAGATAATATATCAAAAGAAGATGCTGTTGCAAGAATAAGAGCTCAAATCCCTATAGAAGAAAAGCTTAAAAAAGCTGATTTTGTAATCTACAATGATAAAGATATAGAGAGTACTAAAAATCAAATTAAAGAAAGAGTTTCAACCATATACAGAATGATATATAATAAAAATTTGGAGTAA
- a CDS encoding ROK family protein — protein MKRYLALDIGGTKIACGRFTEDGLLEEKILFPTRAERGYKEILKDIVSVLLRLKTEDTIALGVGTAGPLDRIKGEIYSPPNLPGWDGVPLKKDLYENLKIPIFIDNDANAACLGEYIFGAGKGVKNMVYVTVSTGIGGGIIINGSLVHGVRDSAGEVGHQTIVPDGPLCNCGNKGCLEALSSGTAIAKRAMEEINSGKDTILKQWAKNEKITAKHVREAMLMGDEVAREIWNNAMEYLGIGIGNIITIVSPERVVIGGSIGLSGKDVIEKIREVVKRRVFLVPVDMVDIVQAELGEDVGIYGAFAVALVEMRNRGGD, from the coding sequence ATGAAAAGGTATCTTGCTTTAGATATTGGTGGTACTAAGATTGCCTGCGGAAGGTTTACTGAAGACGGTCTTTTAGAAGAAAAGATTTTATTCCCCACAAGAGCAGAAAGAGGTTATAAAGAGATTTTAAAAGATATAGTTTCTGTACTTTTAAGGTTGAAGACTGAGGATACTATAGCTCTTGGAGTTGGTACTGCAGGTCCCCTTGATAGAATTAAAGGAGAGATATATTCTCCGCCTAATCTCCCAGGTTGGGATGGTGTTCCTCTAAAGAAAGATCTTTATGAAAATTTGAAAATTCCTATTTTCATTGACAATGATGCTAATGCTGCTTGTTTAGGAGAATATATTTTTGGTGCTGGAAAAGGAGTAAAAAATATGGTTTATGTTACAGTAAGCACTGGTATAGGTGGAGGAATTATTATAAATGGTAGTTTAGTACATGGAGTAAGGGATAGTGCTGGAGAAGTGGGGCATCAAACCATAGTTCCTGATGGTCCTTTATGTAATTGTGGAAATAAAGGATGTTTAGAAGCTCTCTCTTCGGGCACTGCTATAGCTAAAAGAGCAATGGAAGAAATTAATAGTGGAAAGGATACTATATTAAAGCAATGGGCGAAAAATGAAAAAATAACTGCGAAGCATGTTAGGGAAGCTATGCTTATGGGGGACGAAGTTGCGAGAGAGATTTGGAATAACGCTATGGAATATTTGGGTATAGGCATAGGAAATATTATTACCATTGTTTCGCCTGAAAGAGTGGTTATAGGTGGAAGTATTGGGCTTTCAGGTAAAGATGTAATTGAAAAAATAAGAGAAGTGGTTAAGCGGAGGGTTTTTCTTGTGCCTGTAGATATGGTAGATATAGTTCAAGCAGAATTAGGCGAAGATGTAGGTATATATGGTGCTTTTGCGGTAGCTTTAGTAGAAATGAGAAATAGAGGAGGGGATTAA